In Nicotiana tabacum cultivar K326 chromosome 19, ASM71507v2, whole genome shotgun sequence, one DNA window encodes the following:
- the LOC107764362 gene encoding putative E3 ubiquitin-protein ligase RHC1A: MSSGSYTHWCHRCTQPIRPRGASCLCPNCGGGFVEELDDMLGARSTIEDDPHFGLMDPFPDPRFGIMDALAQFMRQRMAGRNPNFDIRTRSGIVPGQGRGFGSGPWLIFHGQTPVSMTENDAFEYFFNGSPGMGQRRPNLDDLMGPGLQQLIEQLSMNDRQGPPPAPRSAIDALPTVKIIQRHLNTDSQCPVCQDNFELGSEARQMPCKHIYHADCIVPWLVRHNSCPVCRLELPSRPSGSAPTNLSSRTGNVSSGSNSSGRDNSAQSQGRRNPFSFLWPFRSSNQNTGNYAERGGSSSTAPYEENNEANYPAWRF, encoded by the coding sequence ATGTCGAGTGGGAGCTACACACACTGGTGCCACAGATGCACGCAACCAATTCGGCCTCGAGGGGCTAGCTGTCTTTGCCCAAATTGTGGTGGAGGTTTCGTTGAAGAGCTTGATGACATGCTAGGTGCTAGATCTACTATTGAGGATGATCCTCATTTTGGATTAATGGATCCTTTCCCGGACCCAAGATTTGGTATAATGGACGCCCTTGCTCAATTCATGAGGCAGAGAATGGCAGGAAGAAACCCGAACTTTGACATTAGGACAAGATCTGGCATTGTTCCTGGACAAGGGAGGGGTTTCGGTTCTGGTCCATGGTTGATTTTTCACGGCCAAACTCCTGTTAGTATGACCGAAAACGATGCATTTGAGTACTTTTTCAATGGAAGCCCGGGAATGGGGCAGCGGCGACCTAATTTGGATGATTTGATGGGGCCCGGTCTGCAACAGTTAATCGAGCAGCTCAGTATGAATGATAGGCAGGGCCCACCCCCGGCACCTCGTTCCGCAATAGATGCTTTGCCTACTGTCAAGATCATACAGAGGCACCTCAACACGGATTCTCAGTGCCCAGTTTGTCAAGATAACTTTGAATTGGGTTCTGAAGCAAGGCAGATGCCATGTAAGCATATTTACCATGCAGATTGTATTGTACCTTGGTTGGTTCGGCACAACTCGTGCCCTGTTTGCCGCCTTGAGCTTCCTTCGCGACCTTCTGGAAGTGCCCCGACCAATTTGAGTTCAAGAACTGGAAATGTTAGCAGTGGCAGCAACAGTAGCGGCAGGGACAACTCTGCTCAGAGCCAGGGGAGGAGGAACCCCTTTTCATTTTTGTGGCCTTTTCGCTCGTCCAACCAAAACACAGGCAATTATGCTGAGAGAGGAGGAAGCAGCTCGACAGCACCCTACGAGGAGAACAATGAAGCGAATTACCCCGCTTGGCGTTTTTAG